The sequence attattttatttagaaaatacacttcataattttattttaaatgaaatacaatgtcaaaatatcaACATAAGGTGATATAACCCTTCTTGAACAATCAACAGATTAAAGCAACTTCCtaacaaatttatatttttattcgacatcactgcaagtttgtattgtacataaatttcaaaTTATCGGGTATATAAAAGgaaactagttttctcctttgtacatatttacaagacaaagtgtaaattcatcatattacaagacttgagttattaaCACGCCCTAAAAGAGCAAAACAAGTTACCAAATTCAAGTTAAAAGATTTTGGTCTTAAAatccaacaagcctccaaataacatacataaatgtgacatatatatatCATGTACATGTCCAAAAACTATGCAAAACCAaggtgcatatgcaaatgtgatctccataaGTGCTCCCAAAAGACTACTTCATAATGGTCATCTTCAGATTTTATCCCATACATTACCTACGATAGAAAACAAAtatcgctaagcataaagcttagtggcGTATAAATTTTGGGCTTGGAGTCATTAAATTCTCCAATTCCCCTTTTCAGTCATAGTTAGCTcaatttaatataatttaaaataagtgaacaaatatatcaaacatatcaaatatcaaactttgaagtgtttccaaatatcaataacaatgttcaagaGTCGAGAAAGCGTATACTATCAATCCAAGAGAGTTTACAATATCCATTTTTCGCCCAATATATAcgtcatgccatcacactaagcataatcaaatatcaagatggaccgaagccccaaatcaagtagggtcaaaacccaatagtcaagagaatcaagaaccatattaaaaatggcttcctagttcgtacttaacacggacaagttccacaatttaagacgaactacaaatccaaagtcaagatggcaaaagatccaaatcaagaggcctgccaagatgagtgacaaagtcgctgccacaagaaggacaaagtctcaacaagaatgcaaaatgatcaaacaatctGTACGAATGGGCGATTTAGTAAATATCATACAATACTTGATATGATACGAatataacaatataaattgaagacaagaaaaataaatattaggTTATTTCAAAATATTCCAACAAGCAAAAAGAGTAAAAAGTTTATACATAAATCTTGGTGTTCACAAAATAGTTCAATCACAACTTGGGGACGTTTGAATCGTCTACGCCGTAAATAAAACAAATCCgtccacttcctcaaacactttccttttgatttttcaagggtttatataccttaaatacataatcaaatatctaaataaattcagtgatttaatatgtcaaactaaacatgatattggtgaaaattacccaaaaatatttgaaacataaaTTCTGGACAGTATCAATATTTCGTGTTGTGGCTTAGTTTTGAATATCTTAACGGACAAACTAGACTATTTAGTCTTCATAAAAGTTGTATATTTGTATCTTAGCATTTCAGAACATCTTGAATCACCCCATATCTATTTAGTACAGAAAGTTATGCTAAAATTACTAACAGTAGTACATGGAGTATTTCTAAAACTGAAAATCTGGGCAGTACTTGCCCTGTACTTTCTAATTCCTTTTCAGGTAAATACCAATAAAACTAGATTTTAGTTCCTTCAAAATAGTTATATATCAATGAAATACCTTTCCAGAAAGTCCTGGATCACCTAAATCGGAGCTTTGTACAAAACGATATGTAGAAAACACTAATAGTTGTCTAGCGTAAAAACGAGTTTAGAAACTTATCACAAAAGAGAGGAGCAACTTGAACTTTACCGAAAAAAcgaattttgttggttgatttagggtgtgtttggtataatgaAAAATTTTTtccgtggaaaatattttccaagaagatattttcttggaaacaggtagtaatcttattcattttccggtgtttggtacgcaaaataaggaaaataacttatcaagagtattcataaataatttagatataataaacatgaagccataaactttcaagccaacaaccttccgaacccacaaaatttcataaactttcgaacagctaaactttcgaaaccgcAGAATTTCGAActcgtaaactttataatttctaaactcgTAAAAtttcaaacacataaacctccgaactcataattttggaacttgtaaaattttgaacctttaaaccgataagtaaaaaaatcaaaactgaaaaatatacttaaaaattTTTTttgagggggagggggaggtaAGGGGGTTGGGgtggtgggtggtgcagaaaaacgaaaaaacagaaatttgaaattgcaaaaataaaaattaaggtaaaaaaatatttttttgcgaGAGGGGGGTGGGGTGGATGGAAGGGTAGTAGGATAGGTGGTAAcgaaaaaactaaaatttgaaaaaaaaaaggcttTTTGGAGAGAGGCagtggggtgggttggtgagggtggggaaggttgagaaggaatTTTGAAaacattttcccttctcttgataaggaaaatattttccttcaattggaggaaaatgagttcataaggaaaatacttttcaaaataattaagccaaccaaacatggaaaaattagaaaacattttccgaaaaatattttcctacatAAAAAACACAcccttagggtgtgtttggtataatggaaaatgttttccgtggaaaatattttccaagaagaTGTTTTGTTAGAAAAACAAGtagtaattttattcattttttgttgtttggtacgcaaattaaggaaaatgacttctcaagagtattcataaataatttagatataataaacatgaagccataaactttcaaaccaacaactttccgaacccacaaatttcataaactttcgaaaccGCAGAATTTCGAActcgtaaactttataatttctaaactcgTAAAAtttcaaacacataaacctccgaactcataattttggaacttgtaaaattttgaacctttaaaccgataagtaaaaaaattaaaactgaaaaatatatttaaaaatattttttcagggGGGGAGAGGGCGGGGGGAGGGGGGCAGGTGAGGGGATTGGGGGTgatgggtggtgcagaaaaacgaaaaaacacaAATttgaaatagcaaaaataaaaattaaggtaaaaaaaatgtttttttgcgagaggggggtgggggtggggtggctGGAAAGGTAGTAGGGTAGGTGGTAAcgaaaaaactaaaatttgaaaaaaaaaagtctttttggagagagggggtggggtgggttggtgagggtggggaaggttgagaaggagttttggaaaatattttcccttctcttgataaggaaaatgagttcataaggaaaatatttttcgaaacaattaagccaaccaaacatgggaaaattggaaaacatttttcgaaaaatattttccttcataccaagtTTGAtataacggaaaatgttttccgtggaaaatgttttccaagaatatgttttcttggaaaacaagtaataatcttattcattttccggtttttggtatgcaaattaaggaaaatgacttctcaagaatattcataaataatttagatataataaacatgaagtcataaactttcaaaccaacaaccttccgagcccaaaaaatttcataaactttcgaacagctaaactttcgaaaccgcggaatttcgaacccgtaaattttaaaatttctaaacccgtaaacttccaaacacataaaccttcGAACTCATAATTtaggaacttgtaaaattttgaaccctTAAACCGATAAGTAAAAAAATTAAAGCTGAAaagtatatttaaattttttttttggggggagggggtaGGGGCGGTGGCGCGGGGGGAGAGGGGGAGGTGACAGTAAAacgaataaaaaaagaaatttatattacaaaaataaagtaatttttttgtGGGGGGAGGGGAGGGAGCAGGTGAGGGGGGTTGGGGatggtgggtggtgcagaaaaacaaaaaaacagaaatttgaaattgaaaaaaaaaattgcgggAGGGGTGTAGAGTGGGGTGgaagggtagtagagtaggtggtaacgaaaaaactgaaatttgaaaagaaaaaaaaaagagcctttttggagagagggggtggggtgggttggtgagggtggggaaggttaagaaggagttttggaaaatattttctcttctcttgataaggaaaatattttcctccaattggaggaaattGAGTTCATAAGGAATaaaatttccaaaacatttaagccaactaaacatggaaaaattgaaaaatattttccggaaaatgttttccttcataccaaacacacccttagtagAAATTTATGGTGGtttcataagttttcaaaggctAAGAAGGAGAGAGGGTAGGTGGTTTTGTTTCTTTGTCTTGCAAGAATGAAACAAGAGAGAAGGATATAGAAAGGCAAGTCTTCCAAAGTAATATCTAAACTTTAGATAAGTATGAAAAATGTGGCTGCCCAAATTATTAATATCTTTAGATAAATACAGAAGGTTGGCAGCCCAAAAACTTAATTGTATAATATATTTAGTAacaattcatcaaaataatattaagtgttacacATAGCAACACAATGAAGCTTCTTTGTcaatattaacacaacctaaaGTAAGAAATTTCATATATTGCCAATTTCACGCTTAGGAAGTGCAAAGTAAAATATCTCCTCGTTATAAAAATGCTCAATCAAAAATgcaaatattattaaaattttgaggtgCTACACTTATGGTGAAGTACCGAGGCCTGCAAAACGACAAAAATAGTGAGAGATACCAAAACCTTAGTGAAGTTCAAAAGGGAGAATTTGTGCCTTACCCGGTTAAACGCCTGTTGTGCCTCGTTGAAAAGACATGGGGGCACACCCCATTCATCTTTGTCTGGTCCTCCTCGGTCATCAGGCATTGAAGGTAGTTGGCTATGCCCACAGGAGCGGATATAACTCAAGCATCCTCCATGACAGTAAGAACAACCGCTCTCTTGCGACCGGGGTCTACATTCGGAGCGGGAAGTTGATTAACCAATTTTGGGCTCGAACTCGGCCTACCAGCTTCCGAAGAtgcatccttctttgggactttTAGGTCGCCCAGCCCAGAAAAATCTTCCAAAGTAGACGAATCCACACCATCAAAAAAGGAATGAAGGGGGTCGTCTGCGTCGTGGACTCCTTCAATTGACTTCTCTTTTCCTGCTCGGGCCTCCTCAAGCATGGACTTGGTGTAAGAGGGCGTCTCTACAATTTCTACTACACCAATCGCTTCCTTCGTATCAGAACCATATTCTCGGGGGGTCACAACCACCGTCTCCATCTTGGACTCTTGAGTCAGAGGAAGGTCGGTCTCACGACCCACCCCCTCAGCTGCGGCCTGCTCCCCGGCAAGGGTCGATCCGTGGACAACAAAGATGTCGTCTTCTTCAGACTCATCCCTGAGCCGGAGAAGCGAGTCAGAATATGGAACCCATGAGCTGGTACTCTTCTTGGGCTTACGAGCCACCCTCTTCTTTGGCTTCACCTCAGAACCCGGGGAGCCCGAAgactttcttttcctcttcttctttcccCCTACGGCAGCCCCGGGCTGTCCCGTAACGGAGGGATCAACGGACAGGGACACATCCTTATCCCTATACAAAGGTCTAAGTTCGGTGGTTTTAGGCAAACCTATGAAAAAAAGGATAAAGGTCAATATTATGTGAGTTAAGAGCACGGTAATAGCTATTCAAAGGAGaaccttaccatgagaacgggcttCTCATCGTCCCTTAGAAAGCTTGCGCCAAGAGTTCTAGAAGTATGACATCTGCTTGCAGATGCCTTCGACCCACTCTGTGAGCCGGGGGATCACATTAGGAACAGGGCAACAGCTGCACAACCACAAATATGAATAATGAGAAAGGAAATGAAGAATAATTGACACTTAAGAAAATACGACACTTACGATATGCATTCCACTTTTTGGGGAATGGCATGAACTCGGGGAGCATTATATTCTCGATTTTACCCGAACAAAATGCCCCTGCCAGCCTCGGTTCCGATCCTCGTCAATGCTCGAAAAGGTGGCCTTGCTGGCCCGGTGAGTGAGCTTGATTAGCCCCCCTTGAAAAATTGGAGGACTGTATAAACGGAGTAGATGGTCGAGGATAAAACGAGAGGATTCAGTGTGGTTCAAAAAATAACGAAGGAGGATCACGATTCTCTAAAGAGATGGGTAAATTTATCTGAggcacacctcgtacctcttacaaaaggcCAAAATCACCGGGTCGACCGGGCCGagcgtaaagggataagtgtaaacacttaagtacccctccacgtgggtagtaatatCATCCTTGGGCTCGGGGGCTACTATGTCCTCGCCCTCCCATTTGCAATCCTCTAGGACTATGGAAAGGACATCTTCGGTAATAGAGCATATATATCTACATGCTCCTTCGCCTCGGTCCTGTTTAGATGAGACTTTCTCAAATTTGAAGTTTTCTGTGATTGAACAATCCCCGGGTATAAAGTTTTTCATAGGGGCTCGGGGACTTCCTCGGGGGAAGCCACCTCGGGAGTGGCCACCTCGAAAGCAATCACCTCGGCATCTGTGGCCGGGAGGAACTAACTTGGAGGTTTTAGCCATTACTATCTAAGAAAGTTTAAAGATTTAAAGAAaaagtatgaaggtttgaaggaacAAGTTTGAAGCTTGAAGAAAAGAGTAGGAAAACTTGAAGGTAGGATGAAAATCTGGGTAAGAACCTGAGAACAATTATGAAGATTTAAAGATgaaagatgaagatatgaaggtttgaaagaGATGGTAATAGCTAGAAAATTCGAAGGTGGAAGTTTGATCGAAAAGTGAAAAAAGAGCAAAGGGTAGAAGCTTTTGTAGGGGAAATACGCGATGCTTCACATTCGGAGGCAACCGGCCGATGGTTGACACGTGTTCGAAGTCAGAATGACACGAGTGATGGGACGTTTCGACTTTTTCATCATCTCGGTTGTaacgtacgaaggaaggaaccggGGAACATCTATCGTTTTTCATCGTTTCGACAAACCAACTCtttgagaaacgaggggactatctgcatacgggtaaaaccgaggcTAATGAGCACCCCGATTTACCGGTGGGGCAAATGAAGCAAAGACATAACTACATGGAATCAGAATCGAAGCTAGGAACCTCCCGTACTAAGCCCCGAACGAAGCGCTTACCATCGAAGCCATCGAGACAACGCCCCCCGAATCCGGTTCGAGCTCCAAGACCTCGGAAAACACTACCAAACTGTTGCACACGACTAACGAAGGGCCGTGATATCCGCGCCTAATCGGATATCACGGTGTGGATCTTGGCCCGTATCGGCAGCAGATCAGTGATTAACGAAaaagaaagatttttacctttcttagaattgtactagggatAAAACTGTTCTACTATATAAATGAGGTGATTTTTATTTGATGACAcactgtaacacgcatatcaaggcaatataaacTTGTTTTCTCTacttttatattattaaaaagtTCTTATTTTTGCTCATAGATCTTCATATATATTTTGGCTCCGAATCGAAGGCAGACCAATTGTTAAGCCCAGATCTGAGCCCGGACTCAAAACCACAACTAgtttggttatttattttatctttgatTTGCTTATCTAACGTTATtgatcacttgtattgaattaatccacatatccttaaaaccgcgtataaattcaattgttatccatttttaagggtaaacaatattGTACACAGGTCTTAAGGCTGTAATCTTAACAACAGCTTAACACAAATGTTACCAGAAAAAGATTTTAATCACATTTCTTCTAACAAATGGTTGTCCTTCACATAACATTAACTGAAAAGTTTATCAGGCATCAATGCCACTTGACTTGGACCTCCTAAAGTCTTTGCTCCTGCGGGATTGTTCGCCTGATAATGATTTACTACCATCCGAAGGATCTTTCATTTGTCGTGACCTCAAAGATGATTTTCCAGAAGTCTTATGATCAGCAACCTCAAACATATGATTCAATGAATCTTCTATGTACTCAGGAGAAGTATAGGATTTGACATGTAAAGAAGACGCGAAATTGTTCAAGAATTCGGTATATGCAGGCACAACAAGCTTCACAGTAGCCTCTCTCATTTGCTCTCTCAAGTCTGAATCGGGTATGTGATAAAAGCTTTTATGCCTTTGAGTAATGTCATCAAATCCTTTAGCGAACGCCTCCATTTTCCCTCGTACCATAGCAGTAACTCCATCTTTATCAACTCTTTTAATATCCTCTTTGTCCAGCAGCCTCACTAGAGATCCCCAAGCTTGTTTTTGATATGAATAAGCTGATTCTTCAGCCACAATTTTGTATGTCTTCTTCATATACTGATCTCCCATTAGCTTCCCGAGTTCTGTACTTCTTGTCCTCATGTAAATGTACCAATAAGTGTTCATGACAAACACGTGAGGCAATACTTTGTCTTTATACCTCAGTTTTTTGGATTCAATATTCCTCCGGATGGCGTCCATGATGTTAAACATAGCATCTTTCAGCAAGTTTTCATCCGTTTCGGTTGTTGAAAGTATTCCAGCTTTCCATATTTGTTCTATCTTGAGAACTCTGACCATTGTCGCGCTATAGGCATCCGTTAGAAGGTATTTAAGATAGTTAGTAGCGTAACGAACAAGTTTTGGAACTGAACCATCTTGTGGAGGAAGAACATCCTGATTAGCCTCAATTTGAAGGCCAAGCTCAAAGAAGACTTTGGTTGAGGAATGTACAAGCAGTTTCTCCAGTTCTCTGTATCGCGACCAGATATCAGCACCAGCTTCACCAGCGAAAATCTCAGAGAACTCGGGTTTTAGCCTTTCCAATGATTCAAGCATATCTAACAGCTTGAACAGCTTTTGGGGTTCTTTCTTGCTTCGTGCAACCCCTTCCCCGAATCGAAAGAAGACAGCCATTATCTTGTCGGCAATCTTGACAAAACACTCTGGCCATATTACTCCATCCATTATTGTCCCTAAAACTTGGCAGCAGAGTTTCTTTTCTGATACAAATACATTTTTGATAGCAAGTTCAAAGTGTTGGATCCAAAGGGATATTGCTGTCTCTAGGCTCTCCCATTCCATCTCATCGATTTCTTCTGGACTGTATGTTTTTAGGTACTCGGGGTTCAGTCTCATCAATGCTTTGGCTGCTCTTCTATACCTTACCTGTGGGATAAAGCAGAATACCATAATCATTATAAGTAGCCAATAGCTGTATACATCAAATCTTAAGCCATTGAGCAATCTAGAAAGCTGTTGGATTGAACATATAATAACCATCATCAAATAGTTTTGTTGACTAATTCTTCATCAAACAATCTAAGAGAATATAGACATTGGATCAAGAAATTTCCTATTTAACTTTCACTTTCTTAATCCATGCTTACCAAAAGATCTAAGAAGAATAGATACAGCGATTAGTGACAAACCAAGTTAATATCTATTGTGTGCGATGAAATTTATTCCATATAAAATGAGGATTTAATCAGGTGATACTCAGCAGTCAGCTCCATAATCTGAAATAGCAGATTTAACAAGACTCGATCCTTCTTTCTTCGTTCTCACTCTTTTGTCTCCTCTGCTCTAGGAATGTTTTAAGATATGAGAATGTTGATTGGCAAAAGAGAAGAACTTGGTCGAGAGTCAG is a genomic window of Nicotiana tabacum cultivar K326 chromosome 16, ASM71507v2, whole genome shotgun sequence containing:
- the LOC107804053 gene encoding exocyst complex component EXO70I-like, with protein sequence MSIEKLKEDDQMLAKLKEARSDLKNLIQISFNVETSLAEMEDKFDGMQENLSIASRRIAPLQSLSIANKALDIRINRAISPALSLLESFKLSESLQRRLLDLATKLSNEKSSNKRLEKLIKYVDTVENLNEAINSTSKECEPAIQKLQEVVEFLSRTKATDQFRTRRLRETLITLKSLSETEVDAMRFDGLFDDALLNLQDEYESLLNKMRHRNFMEGKVYSDDQDDVAAEMVPRDLGSELEVEVLTKISETLAANDCLDICIDIFVKVRYRRAAKALMRLNPEYLKTYSPEEIDEMEWESLETAISLWIQHFELAIKNVFVSEKKLCCQVLGTIMDGVIWPECFVKIADKIMAVFFRFGEGVARSKKEPQKLFKLLDMLESLERLKPEFSEIFAGEAGADIWSRYRELEKLLVHSSTKVFFELGLQIEANQDVLPPQDGSVPKLVRYATNYLKYLLTDAYSATMVRVLKIEQIWKAGILSTTETDENLLKDAMFNIMDAIRRNIESKKLRYKDKVLPHVFVMNTYWYIYMRTRSTELGKLMGDQYMKKTYKIVAEESAYSYQKQAWGSLVRLLDKEDIKRVDKDGVTAMVRGKMEAFAKGFDDITQRHKSFYHIPDSDLREQMREATVKLVVPAYTEFLNNFASSLHVKSYTSPEYIEDSLNHMFEVADHKTSGKSSLRSRQMKDPSDGSKSLSGEQSRRSKDFRRSKSSGIDA